A genome region from Actinobacillus arthritidis includes the following:
- a CDS encoding carboxymuconolactone decarboxylase family protein: MSKFQIHTIETAPEARQEALKAVQQANGFIPNLIGVLANAPTALETYRTVGGINGRNSLTPLEREVVQITAAVVNGCGFCVAGHTKISLKALNAPKEIVDQIRATARISDPKLDTLARFTLAVMLQKAKLTEAQLNEFFVAGYNQQNAIDVILGVSLATLCNYVNNIAETPINPELQDFA, encoded by the coding sequence ATGTCAAAATTTCAAATTCATACGATTGAAACTGCACCGGAAGCAAGACAAGAAGCATTAAAAGCAGTACAACAAGCCAACGGTTTTATTCCAAATTTAATCGGTGTATTAGCTAATGCTCCAACTGCGTTAGAAACTTATCGTACGGTAGGTGGCATTAACGGCCGTAATAGCTTAACACCGCTTGAACGTGAAGTAGTACAAATTACGGCGGCAGTAGTAAACGGTTGTGGATTCTGTGTTGCCGGTCATACTAAAATTTCTTTAAAAGCATTAAATGCACCAAAAGAAATTGTTGATCAAATTCGTGCAACCGCACGTATTTCAGATCCGAAATTAGATACATTAGCTCGCTTCACGCTTGCGGTAATGCTACAGAAAGCAAAATTAACGGAAGCACAATTAAATGAGTTTTTTGTCGCCGGCTATAACCAACAAAATGCGATTGATGTGATTTTAGGCGTGAGCTTAGCGACATTATGTAACTACGTAAATAACATTGCCGAAACACCAATCAACCCTGAATTACAAGATTTTGCTTAA
- a CDS encoding NAD(+) kinase, with the protein MKSEKRFFKCIAIVGKPRHDIALETHLAVYNWLKDRRYEVLVEKNIAHQLSLPDGKSLDEIGKQANLVIVIGGDGNMLGMARQLAKYKVPLIGINRGNLGFLTDIAPHSTFEQLYNCIERGEFVIEERFLLEARIERNGKIIASNNALNEVVVHPTQVARIIEFEVYIDGKFAFSQRSDGLIISTPTGSTAYSLSAGGPILTPNMNAIALVPMHPHTLSSRPLVIDGDSQISLRFAQYNQPSLEVSCDGQYDLPFTPEDRIIVTKSPDTLHLLHLSDYNYFTVLGSKLGWSSKLF; encoded by the coding sequence ATGAAATCAGAAAAACGATTTTTTAAATGTATTGCGATTGTTGGTAAGCCTCGCCATGATATTGCATTAGAAACGCATTTGGCGGTATATAATTGGCTAAAGGATCGTCGTTATGAGGTGTTAGTCGAAAAAAACATTGCCCATCAACTTAGTTTACCTGACGGAAAGAGTTTAGATGAGATTGGCAAACAAGCTAATTTGGTTATTGTGATTGGTGGTGACGGCAATATGCTTGGTATGGCTCGTCAATTGGCAAAATATAAAGTGCCGTTAATAGGTATTAATCGGGGAAATCTTGGCTTTTTGACAGATATTGCCCCTCATTCTACTTTTGAACAGCTTTATAATTGTATTGAGAGAGGTGAATTTGTGATTGAAGAACGTTTCTTGTTAGAGGCTCGTATTGAACGAAACGGTAAGATTATCGCTTCTAATAATGCCCTCAATGAAGTGGTTGTTCACCCAACTCAGGTGGCTCGTATTATTGAATTTGAAGTTTACATTGATGGAAAATTTGCATTCTCACAACGTTCGGACGGATTAATTATTAGTACACCGACCGGCTCAACCGCTTACTCACTGTCTGCTGGTGGACCGATTTTAACACCGAATATGAATGCAATCGCACTTGTTCCAATGCACCCTCATACGCTTTCTTCCCGTCCGTTAGTGATTGATGGCGATAGTCAGATTTCATTACGCTTTGCCCAATATAACCAACCAAGCTTAGAGGTGAGTTGTGATGGACAATATGATCTGCCGTTTACACCAGAAGATCGTATTATTGTGACGAAAAGTCCGGATACTTTACATTTATTACATTTAAGTGATTACAATTATTTTACGGTACTAGGTTCAAAATTAGGTTGGTCGAGCAAATTATTTTAG
- the glyA gene encoding serine hydroxymethyltransferase, with product MFSTNMNIKSYDAELWAAIEGENRRQEEHIELIASENYASPRVMEAQGSQFTNKYAEGYPGKRYYGGCEYADIVEQLAIDRAKQLFGADYVNVQPHSGSQANAAVYMALLQPHDTILGMSLAHGGHLTHGASVSFSGKIYNAVQYGITDEGLIDYEDVRQKALECKPKMIVAGFSAYSQVIDWAKMRKIADEVGAYLFVDMAHVAGLIAAGVYPNPLPHAHVVTTTTHKTLGGPRGGLILSACGDEDIYKKLQSAVFPAGQGGPLVHIIAAKAVCFKEALEPEYKIYQQNVVKNAKAMVEVFKQRGYEVISNGTENHLFLVSFVKQGLTGKATDAALGQANITVNKNSVPNDPQKPFVTSGIRVGTPSVTRRGFNENDVRELAGWMCDVLDSIGKDNHEQVITETKAKVLAICQRLPVYPK from the coding sequence ATGTTTAGCACAAATATGAACATCAAAAGTTATGACGCTGAGTTATGGGCGGCGATTGAAGGCGAAAATCGTCGTCAGGAAGAGCATATTGAATTGATTGCATCTGAAAACTATGCAAGTCCGCGAGTAATGGAAGCACAAGGCTCACAATTTACTAATAAATATGCAGAAGGCTATCCGGGTAAGCGTTATTACGGTGGTTGTGAATATGCAGACATTGTTGAGCAATTAGCGATTGATCGTGCAAAACAATTATTCGGTGCGGATTATGTAAACGTACAGCCTCATTCTGGCTCACAAGCTAATGCGGCGGTATATATGGCATTATTACAGCCACATGATACGATTTTAGGTATGAGCCTTGCACATGGCGGACACTTAACACATGGCGCATCAGTAAGTTTCTCCGGTAAAATTTATAATGCGGTACAATACGGGATTACAGATGAAGGTTTAATTGATTATGAAGATGTTCGTCAAAAAGCATTAGAATGTAAACCGAAAATGATCGTTGCAGGTTTTTCGGCTTATTCTCAAGTAATCGATTGGGCTAAAATGCGTAAGATCGCCGATGAAGTGGGAGCTTATTTATTTGTAGATATGGCCCACGTAGCGGGTTTAATTGCCGCTGGCGTTTATCCGAATCCACTTCCACATGCTCACGTTGTGACAACTACCACACATAAAACCTTAGGCGGTCCTCGTGGCGGATTAATTCTTTCTGCTTGTGGAGATGAAGACATTTATAAAAAACTGCAATCAGCGGTATTCCCAGCAGGACAAGGCGGTCCATTAGTACATATTATTGCGGCGAAAGCGGTTTGTTTTAAAGAAGCTCTTGAACCGGAATATAAAATCTATCAGCAAAATGTTGTGAAAAATGCAAAAGCGATGGTGGAAGTATTCAAACAACGCGGTTATGAAGTAATTTCAAATGGTACGGAAAACCATCTTTTCCTGGTGAGCTTTGTTAAACAAGGTTTAACCGGTAAAGCGACGGATGCGGCATTGGGTCAGGCAAATATCACAGTGAATAAAAACTCGGTGCCGAATGATCCACAAAAGCCGTTTGTTACTTCAGGGATTCGTGTCGGTACACCTTCAGTGACTCGTCGTGGTTTTAACGAAAATGATGTGCGTGAACTTGCCGGTTGGATGTGTGACGTTTTAGACAGTATCGGCAAAGATAATCATGAACAAGTGATTACGGAAACGAAAGCAAAAGTATTAGCAATTTGCCAACGTTTACCAGTATATCCAAAATAA
- the thrS gene encoding threonine--tRNA ligase: MPIITLPDGSQRQFDNPVSVMEVAQSIGAGLAKATIAGRVNGERRDACDIISEDSSLEIITAKDEDGLEIIRHSCAHLLGHAIKQLFPDVKMAIGPTIDNGFYYDVDLDRSLTQEDLDAIEKRMLELAKTNYDVVKKRVSWQEARDTFEKRGEPYKMAILDENIERTATPALYHHEEYIDMCRGPHVPNMRFCHHFKLQKVAGAYWRGDSKNKMLQRIYGTAWADKKQLAEYLTRLEEGAKRDHRRIGKALDLYHMQEEAPGMVFWHNDGWTIFRELETFVRTKLKEYDYQEVKGPFMMDRVLWERTGHWQNYADLMFTTQSENREYAIKPMNCPGHVQIFNQGLKSYRDLPIRMAEFGSCHRNEPSGSLHGLMRVRGFTQDDAHIFCTEDQIESEVTSCIRMVYDIYSTFGFSNIQVKLSTRPENRIGDDVMWDRAEDGLAKALTANGLSYEIQEGEGAFYGPKIEFALRDCLDREWQCGTIQLDFALPGRLDASYVAEDNGRRTPVMIHRAILGSIERFIGIITEEYAGFFPTWLAPTQAVVMNITDSQADYVQKVTKALSDAGIRAKSDLRNEKVGFKVREHTLRRVPYMLVCGDKEIEAGKVSVRTRKGADLGTFTIEEFVEILKNQVKARELKLLGEE; the protein is encoded by the coding sequence ATGCCTATTATCACTTTACCAGACGGCTCACAACGCCAATTCGATAATCCCGTTTCTGTAATGGAAGTTGCACAATCAATCGGTGCAGGCTTAGCGAAAGCCACGATTGCCGGTCGTGTAAACGGCGAACGCCGTGATGCGTGTGACATCATTTCTGAAGATAGCTCACTTGAAATTATTACCGCAAAAGATGAAGACGGTTTAGAGATCATTCGTCACTCATGTGCACACTTATTAGGTCATGCGATCAAACAATTATTCCCAGATGTAAAAATGGCGATTGGTCCAACAATCGACAATGGCTTCTATTATGATGTGGATTTAGATCGCTCGCTCACACAAGAAGATTTAGATGCGATTGAAAAGCGTATGCTTGAGCTGGCTAAAACCAACTATGACGTGGTGAAAAAACGCGTGAGCTGGCAAGAAGCGCGTGATACGTTTGAAAAACGTGGCGAACCGTACAAAATGGCGATCTTAGATGAAAATATCGAACGCACTGCAACGCCTGCGTTATATCATCACGAAGAATATATTGATATGTGTCGTGGTCCGCACGTACCAAATATGCGTTTCTGCCACCATTTCAAATTACAAAAAGTTGCAGGCGCATACTGGCGTGGCGACAGTAAAAACAAAATGTTGCAACGTATTTACGGCACTGCTTGGGCAGATAAAAAACAATTAGCGGAATACTTAACTCGTTTAGAAGAAGGCGCAAAACGTGACCACCGCCGTATCGGTAAAGCGTTAGATTTATACCATATGCAAGAAGAAGCACCGGGTATGGTGTTCTGGCACAATGACGGTTGGACGATTTTCCGTGAGCTCGAAACTTTCGTACGTACTAAATTAAAAGAGTACGATTACCAAGAAGTAAAAGGTCCGTTTATGATGGACAGAGTGCTTTGGGAGCGTACTGGTCACTGGCAAAATTATGCGGATTTAATGTTCACTACGCAATCTGAAAACCGTGAATATGCAATCAAACCGATGAACTGCCCGGGGCACGTTCAAATCTTCAATCAAGGTTTAAAATCATACCGTGACTTACCAATCCGTATGGCGGAATTCGGTTCATGCCACCGTAACGAGCCATCTGGTTCATTACATGGCTTAATGCGTGTACGTGGTTTTACTCAAGATGATGCACATATTTTCTGTACCGAAGATCAAATTGAAAGCGAAGTAACCAGCTGTATCCGTATGGTTTACGACATTTACAGCACTTTTGGTTTCAGCAACATTCAAGTGAAACTTTCAACCCGTCCTGAAAACCGTATCGGTGATGATGTGATGTGGGATCGTGCAGAAGACGGCTTAGCAAAAGCTTTAACGGCAAACGGTTTAAGCTATGAAATCCAAGAAGGCGAAGGCGCATTCTACGGTCCGAAAATTGAGTTTGCATTACGTGACTGTTTAGATCGTGAATGGCAATGCGGTACAATTCAATTAGACTTCGCATTACCGGGTCGTTTAGATGCGTCTTATGTGGCGGAAGATAACGGTCGCCGTACACCGGTTATGATTCACCGTGCGATTTTAGGTTCTATCGAACGCTTTATCGGTATTATTACCGAAGAATACGCTGGCTTCTTCCCAACGTGGTTAGCACCGACTCAAGCGGTGGTAATGAACATTACCGATAGCCAAGCGGACTATGTACAGAAAGTAACGAAAGCATTATCGGATGCGGGTATCCGTGCGAAATCAGACTTACGTAATGAAAAAGTCGGCTTTAAAGTACGTGAACACACCTTACGTCGAGTACCTTATATGCTTGTGTGCGGCGATAAAGAAATCGAAGCAGGCAAAGTATCGGTACGTACCCGTAAAGGTGCAGATTTAGGCACATTCACGATTGAAGAATTTGTTGAAATCCTTAAAAACCAAGTGAAAGCTCGTGAACTTAAATTATTAGGCGAAGAGTAA